DNA from Aphis gossypii isolate Hap1 chromosome 3, ASM2018417v2, whole genome shotgun sequence:
attttttaaaaatgcaaaaaatgtgACTGCACGTGTTTCGGCACTCGTCACTATGCTCCTCAGCGCCGTCAGTCCGCTCCacacaaatcaaaaatatcccTCGACTTGCTATGCAACGCCACCTCAAGTAGGAATTgggttaaaatacattttaggatactacttttataattcaaaacatttaaaagagtaaaaataattgcgAAAAATCtccaaattatgtaattactgaggtatttaacatatatacgatatacagtaataattataagtcgtcataatttaaaaactaatgatttCCGCCAATTTATTTTAGCACTATCGTTCTTAACTCGTTAAAACActacttttcaaaaaaaaaaaaaattgaaaaaataagttcGCCCGGTTAAGTAGTCTTATACCGTAGTGGAGTACTGTGCAGAacaactgttttattttattttatagatcatGATTACATTTATCAAAACTCATTTACATTCgctgcatattatatgatgtataaaataacatgcATTTTATGCAAAATCCACTCTTTAATTGTAACcattgaattttgttttgctttgttaaaatgattttcaataattaattaattttgactaatttaaattgcatactttcaaaaccaaaaaatatataataattttcaatggtTTACATataagttgttattttaatattttttaaaaaattatttattttatacaattattttgtgaaaCTGCCCTTATCCCCACCTCAGTACAGtttgtagttataaattattgtaaaattttaacaaaacatagTCACCAATCGTCACAACTACCGCAGtgataaattctattttatacgtacctataccaAACATTAACATACAAATAGTAGGCTCATGCGAATAGTCTATAACATGTAGGTATCGTGTATGatcacataataaaataggtaccccTCATTTCACATTTGGGTAATAATTGAACAggggtatttaaatatgattaattatttataaaaattattaaaattacatgatAAATGCTAATACACTAATATCACATGGCATGTACCACCGATTAAATTACATTGTTCACAAAACCTATTTTCACCAACTTACAAACTTTTTTCGTATctgatattgttaattataatttaaccatTATGTATAAGTAGATATTAGGTAGTAGGCAGTATGTATCTCCTaattctaaaattgtatttatttatgaaatatattttgtattaccaACAATAAAGGTGTGAGACACTGAGACCATGACAATGCCACCTTTCTAGAACTTCATAACTTCTTTTATCCGGTTCGTACATTGTACAGGTGACATAAAcagataaatagtaaatatcagCTCCGTAAATTGTTTATGGATTGGCGTCTTCATTATACAACACGAACTTAAAATGGTGTGATAGCCGTTAGAGAATTATAGTAATTCTATCTAATTAGTTAGTGCTACATTATGAAAATGTCGTATACAGTATGTACTAAGTTATACACAAAGGCATAATATAGTCAAATGGCGGTAAATGcccaaataagtaaaataccaAATACCTGATACCTGAAATACCCCATGACAAAATTCTATTAATTCGTCTATTTTGTCATGAAATATTCTGTTTATTTGGCCatgatttcataaaatacgATATCGATTTTTCGTCGCCGTCAATATGCGCGCGCCATCTACTTTCGAAACCGTGTTAGCGTGCCGAGTACCACGGACTCGGATGGTTGGCATTAGTGCGACGCTAGCTCTCATCGTAACGGTCGCTCCTGTAGGTTATCGGTTccattttgacaaaaaataatttacaaaatatttactatacatcCTATATGGCCATAGAACACTgactacaaataaaaactatagtgTAGTTGTTGTAgtagtgtattattttttattcgttcaTCTGCACTTTCAAACTTCAAATGTTGGGGTGGCGTACTGGTACGCGTTAACTGGTAACCACCTATGTTACCGCTCGGCGCTTCAACTACCATTTTATCACTCGtgcatatatacataacattataattattaattaataaattaataattaatatttattgctatataataatataatagtataatgcgATATATCTACACgggtaatatataaactaaaaatgcattttatttttcgatttgaTTTTAACATGATCCAGTGCAAAATGATTGTCTAATTAAATGTCAATTGCCGATTGTCTTTTTAGACTGAAAGGAAATTCACTACTGCTGCTGCTGGAGGAGTTGGGCTAGAGACTGCAGGGCTGTGCTAAATTATTCCGGTACTAAAGTTACGCATCAGCGTTTAGGAATTGCTTGTTATGTCTTAATAAAATTGCCATCGCCATGTCTCAAAGGTACTGAATACTTATTAgcacttattaaataattataaataaaccatcTATGGTAGCTATTTATCACCGTTCATTGTTACTCTGATTGTTCTTCAATTTATGAACTATGTCGGTTCTATGTACATGTCTTGAAatgattattactattgtgtgatcattttataatttttactcgaACACTTTTTAGCAGAGCATTCCTAATATTGTTTGGGAACGTCTTTTTAATGTATCATGTTTTgcagaaaatgtattactataacaacataatatatgaattctTATTTGAGTgctttaatgtaaattttttgttacagGTTAGAGTTTCTAAACATAATGGCTGACAATACAGAACCAGTTGAAGTTCTTTTAGAAACTAACCAAAACTATGTTAATGATAGTAATCTTTCAACCGCGATCAACGTCCTCCTAACTGATGACAATTCTGTGTTGCCTACTGATGTATCTCATTTAAATGGCAACTCTTTGAGCAGTAACAAGACTGTGAATACACCAATACCAACTGATATACCACATTTAAATAGCAACTTATTGAGGAGTGATGATGCTGTGAATATACCATTAAAAACTGatacatcatatttaaataactcatCAAGTATTGGCGATACTGTGAATAATACACTTCTGCCTACtgatatatctaataaaaaaagtaacttatcGGATAGCCACGAGGCTATATATACATCTCTGCCGACTGATATAACTCATTTAAATAGCAATTTATTGAGTAGTGACAAAGCTGTTAGTACATCTTTGCTGGCAgatgtatctaataaaaaaagcaaCTTATTGGATAGCCACGAGGCTGTAAATACATCTCCGCCGACTGATATAACTCATTTAAATAGCAATTTGTTGAGTAGTGACAAAGCTGTTGATACATCTTTGCCAGTTgatgtatctaataaaaaaagcaaCTTATCGGATAGCCACGAGGCTGTAAATACATCTCCGCCGACTGATATAACTCATTTAAATAGCAATTTGTTGAGTAGTGACAAAGCTGTTAGTACATCTTTGCTGGCTGATGTATCTAATGTAAAAAGCAACTTATTGGATAGTCACGAGGCTGTAAATACATCTCCACCAACTAATATATCTCACTTAAATAGCAATTCATTGAGTAGTGACAAAGTTGTTGAGACATCTTTGCCAGTTgatgtatctaataaaaagAGCAACTTATCGGATAGCCACGAGGCTGTAAATACATCTCCGCCGACTGATATAACTCATTTAAATAGCAATTTGTTGAGTAGTGACAAAGCTGTTAGTACATCTTTGCTGGCTGATGTATCTAATGTAAAAAGCAACTTATTGGATAGTCACGAGGCTGTAAATACATCTCCACCAACTAATATATCTCACTTAAATAGCAATTCATTGAGTAATGACAAAGTTGTTGATACATCTTTGCTGGCTAatgaatctattaaaaattgcaaCTTATCGGATAGGCACGAGGCTGTAAATACATCTCCGATGActgatataacttatttaaatagcaATTCGTCGAGTAGTGACAAAATTGTTGATACATCTTTGCCGGCTGatgtatctaatttaaaaagcaACTTATTGGATAGCCATGAGGCTGTAATTACATCTCCACCAACTGATATATctcatttaaataacaactcATTAAGTAGTGACAAGACTGTTTGTACATCTAATTTAAACAGCGACTCATTGAATAACGACGATACTGTAAATATATCTCTGCCAACCGATAAGTctcatttaaatagtaattttagtaATGACGAGGCTGTAAATACACCTTTACCGAtcgataagtattatttaaacagcAACTCATTGAGTAATGAAGAAACTGTTAATTTTCCTCTACCAaccaatatacctaatttaaatagCAATTCCTTGAGCAGCAATGAGACAGTGAATACACCAAATATTCCTTCCCTTCAAGAATCACTTAACAATACAGCAGTGGATTCTCTAGACAAAGCCATCGGTTCTATTACTAAGCAGATTGTAAATTACAACATTGGTGATATTGTTTGGGCAAAAATTGGGAAGTATCCATATTGGCCAAGCATTGTCTGTAATGACccaacattgaatatttattatagtaagctatttataatacaccaaTTCTAATTTAATGACTAATTGGTGGATGTaacttttcatttatttatttttaatagaattaccTTGacagagtatattattatactattaaaaataaagtagaaTAGTAGAATAACTAACTTTTATCCTTTAgttgaacaattaataaaattcctAATTGTCTTGTAAATTGAATACTATTATGACTAAACTCTATTCAAAATGAGATTAGACCTCAGTGGCCAATTCCTGCACATGGACGTGGCTTTATTCCAAAGCGCCAAACTATTTGTTTGACTATGTAGGGGGAGTGTTTAACCGTTTTGGACAAAAATTAATCGCCACTgaggttttatattatttcgaacagagtataaatatttcatttttatcaccttgaatttgttaaattattttcattttttttttttatggttaattttcaatgcattttaatttttcagaagCAAAAAAAAGATTCTTGTTACATGTCCGCTTTTGTAATGATAAAGGTAGAAGAAGTTGGGCGACAacgattgaaaattattttggaaaatcaGCATTACTATCAAAATAtcctaattatttagtaagtataaattcaatatatatattaattatactaaattttacattgtataaaaaaaaataaaatgttttaaatttgataattattaatatttacaggaCTATTTTAAGAATAGTAAAAAACTTACAGAGACGTGGAATTTGGCGATTAAAGAAGCTGATAATTTGATGAcacttaataggtatatttttttattaaaataaaattattgaattacaacaaaattaaacacattaaattttatatttcagtgAATTAAGAATGATAGAATTTTTCAAAGCATTTTCTAATGCAGATTCTGTAACTCAATCTGTTACAAATAATTCGTCTGAGGGCAATGTTAGtgtaagtaaacattttatttgcttttaaTTGAGCTGTTTATTGATTAAGGATAATTATTATCCTTAGGCTTTGAAAGTACGTACTTATTCAAGAAAAAGATCTCTAACAGTTCCTGAACAAGATATTGATTCTAAGATAATGAAGACTGAAAACATATCCACTGATTGTACATCATCAAGATCAATAGACATTCCTTTACTGTCAAAATCAGACGATGCTGATAGTACTATTTCTGATTTCTCTATGAGTTATGCTTTTATGGGAGATTTAGGTTTAAATGGAAGACaggaaattgtaaaaaaaagaaaatcaacaaaaacatATCCACCAAAAAAttcatttgttaataaatatgatttgacTTATTCAATACCGAATTCTCCTGAAAATAATAGTGTATCTGATAATCAAGATAAATATCCAGTTACGACCACAAAAAATTCTACTCGTAGAATATCTGAACATAGAAAACTTGAaataaggtataaaaaaaattatttttaacaattatgtgaattaattataaatttcataggATAGACTATATATTTACCAACCTTTTTAGTTAAgattacttaatataacaaaaataaatatgtataataaagaaaaaaagcaGATTAAAAAACtagcatttataaatattcaaatagaatttaaaaaatgaatttatcttctttataaatattatgcattctaGCATATTAGAAGGAGAATATGAtccagataatattattttaccaagtTCTCgtcgttcaaaaaaaaaaaatacaattcatatgaagtaaatttaactatatttatttatctgtatgattttttttattaaatgttttgcaactaaaattaaataataatgtgttttagTTCATCCAGTTctaagaaaacaataataaaaaaaaaacttattggaAAAGAAAACTCTACTGGAaggtaacatattttttcatattttttataaaaactaaaacaaaattatctatCAAAAAAATGCCATGGTTTTTTATagctattgttaatttatattgtattcaattaattattatttcctgtGTTCTTCAGAAAGTCAACTACAGTTAAACGCGAAAGTAGCCACGAACCAGATACAACAGAAAGTGAAGCTTcttcaaaaaatgaaacatataGTTCTGTTTTCTTAACAACTTCAAAGAACAAACaactttttacaaaaacctgGAAAAGAGCATGTGTAGTTTGTAAAGACatcaaaaacacaataaaatgcTTGGGTCCGTGTCaaagttattttcatataGAATGTTTAGATAAAAGTGAGGAAAGATATCATCAGACTAAAAGTATATCACCAAtgattaagataaaaattaaaaaaacatctgGATCTGGTCgccgtaaaaaaaattactcaaaaatcCTACAGAAAAATGAAGATTCCATTTCTGATATTCCTCAACTTATTGATGACATTAAAGAAGAAAacactattaaattatctaaagaagacaatgaaataaaattgaatggcTTATCTGATACTCAATGTTCTGGTTATACTAATGAAGAAACTATGTCACTTAATGAACTTGAATCagataatctatttaaaaatgatagctGCATTATTAATGAGAATGAAAATACTCAAAGTGAATTAGAAAGTGTGAATGAAGATTCTATTCAAGAAACatctgaagaaaaaaatattgatgttccAATTGTAccaataaacataaatgagAAAATACCAttagacaatttaaaatatatgtgtagcCTATGTAAAgccaataaaacaaattgttttatatgtgGCTTGGTTATTGATGATTCTGGACAAATGATtgcttgtaaaatatgtaagttaATTAACTTTGGTAATTATGTTAgtgaaaatttgtaattttaaatagtcataaaagcataaaattatggttgtaatttattttaatgttgaagtattgtaaaattgttttttaaatttaggtagtaaagtatttataaattaacatatacaatatattatgttagaaaaatttaataatcaaattgaattttttaattttagctaGCTgtggaaaatattatcatgaaaCTTGTTTAAATGATTGGCCACAATGTCAGTGGACTCAAGAATCACGAAATAAAGTCCAATGTGTAGTATGCCCACATCATGTTTGCCATTTATGCATTTCGGATAACCCTAAAAGTTCATGTAAAACTCATTTTCCTGCTGAAAAATTAACCAGATGTATTAAATGTCCTACAGCTTATCATagaagtaattatattttaataattaatattttcttgtgtcaataatttatatatttatatttttaggtgaATATTGTTTACCAGCTGGTTGTCAGGTCTTAAcgtacaatgatattatttgtagTCGTCATTTTGAACCTGTTAAAATGCAAAACTATCATTTTAATGCTACTTGGTGTTTTATCTGTGCATTAGgtgaattttataacaaatatttaagtctgtttagtttttatcaaataaatatttatttattttaaggagGTGGTTCATTAGTTTGCTGTGATTTATGTCCATCTTCATTTcatgttaattgtttaaatcaaaACCCATCTGAATTTGAAAGAGGTTTTACTTGTGAAGAATGTCAAACTGGAAGATATCCTCTATATGGTGAAATTGTTTGGGTTAAGATAGGGAAGTATAGGTatgattcataattttatttatcaagctactgtgtattaatttaaactattttatttttgagttcaTACaacttcaataaatatttaatttagaatttctTGCATATTTAGAGAcattggtgtttttttttttaatttttgagcatagatgtttataaacatttattacagAATTACACTTTCAGATTACCTTAATTAAAGACAATAGACATTAatctatatttacattattaacattcattttcatgtttttaactTCACGAATTTGGTACTTATCAGTTATACTCCCGTTACTTGCTGGTACCTAAAttcacatacataatataaattatatatctatatattttcaaaatatatacagaaCATGTATTTCAgacatttcttataaataataataatatagttacaaatacaaaatgtttgttataatatatgctctgtatatatgtaagaaaaaaactgATGGTTTTatctagttatataatttatatacattctgTTACCAGTGAGTGGCAGGAGTATAACGAAACTAGTCAACCCCCATCAAAACAACACCTACTGCTTCAGGATTAACAGGTAACAGGTTACCTCATTTGTGGGTAACTATGCACCAAGCATTTATATTCTTTTGGTAAATAGACTATaactttgataaatttaaaaatattaaatacatttttataattttatcaaataaattactaattattgttttatcccTAATTAATTAGaggtaaaattgtatatttaatttggattctatttagtgtaaaaatatctagttttgttaatttctgacttatattagttattatatttttttattattagatggTGGCCTGCTGAAATTGTATTTCCAAATCAAGTTCCTGATACTGTAAATGCAATACCACATTCTGTTGGACAATTTGCTGTTCGATTTTTTGGAACTTACGACTATTATTGGGTAAACCGTGGACGAGTATTTAACTTTCATGA
Protein-coding regions in this window:
- the LOC114123765 gene encoding uncharacterized protein LOC114123765; amino-acid sequence: MSQRLEFLNIMADNTEPVEVLLETNQNYVNDSNLSTAINVLLTDDNSVLPTDVSHLNGNSLSSNKTVNTPIPTDIPHLNSNLLRSDDAVNIPLKTDTSYLNNSSSIGDTVNNTLLPTDISNKKSNLSDSHEAIYTSLPTDITHLNSNLLSSDKAVSTSLLADVSNKKSNLLDSHEAVNTSPPTDITHLNSNLLSSDKAVDTSLPVDVSNKKSNLSDSHEAVNTSPPTDITHLNSNLLSSDKAVSTSLLADVSNVKSNLLDSHEAVNTSPPTNISHLNSNSLSSDKVVETSLPVDVSNKKSNLSDSHEAVNTSPPTDITHLNSNLLSSDKAVSTSLLADVSNVKSNLLDSHEAVNTSPPTNISHLNSNSLSNDKVVDTSLLANESIKNCNLSDRHEAVNTSPMTDITYLNSNSSSSDKIVDTSLPADVSNLKSNLLDSHEAVITSPPTDISHLNNNSLSSDKTVCTSNLNSDSLNNDDTVNISLPTDKSHLNSNFSNDEAVNTPLPIDKYYLNSNSLSNEETVNFPLPTNIPNLNSNSLSSNETVNTPNIPSLQESLNNTAVDSLDKAIGSITKQIVNYNIGDIVWAKIGKYPYWPSIVCNDPTLNIYYKAKKRFLLHVRFCNDKGRRSWATTIENYFGKSALLSKYPNYLDYFKNSKKLTETWNLAIKEADNLMTLNSELRMIEFFKAFSNADSVTQSVTNNSSEGNVSALKVRTYSRKRSLTVPEQDIDSKIMKTENISTDCTSSRSIDIPLLSKSDDADSTISDFSMSYAFMGDLGLNGRQEIVKKRKSTKTYPPKNSFVNKYDLTYSIPNSPENNSVSDNQDKYPVTTTKNSTRRISEHRKLEISILEGEYDPDNIILPSSRRSKKKNTIHMNSSSSKKTIIKKKLIGKENSTGRKSTTVKRESSHEPDTTESEASSKNETYSSVFLTTSKNKQLFTKTWKRACVVCKDIKNTIKCLGPCQSYFHIECLDKSEERYHQTKSISPMIKIKIKKTSGSGRRKKNYSKILQKNEDSISDIPQLIDDIKEENTIKLSKEDNEIKLNGLSDTQCSGYTNEETMSLNELESDNLFKNDSCIINENENTQSELESVNEDSIQETSEEKNIDVPIVPININEKIPLDNLKYMCSLCKANKTNCFICGLVIDDSGQMIACKISSCGKYYHETCLNDWPQCQWTQESRNKVQCVVCPHHVCHLCISDNPKSSCKTHFPAEKLTRCIKCPTAYHRSEYCLPAGCQVLTYNDIICSRHFEPVKMQNYHFNATWCFICALGGGSLVCCDLCPSSFHVNCLNQNPSEFERGFTCEECQTGRYPLYGEIVWVKIGKYRWWPAEIVFPNQVPDTVNAIPHSVGQFAVRFFGTYDYYWVNRGRVFNFHEGDDENILKKSKMKVIDQVFQDSIVEAAQAHNAYILEKEKNDAIVAKSFTKPPKFTRIKFNRPIGKVKNMEFDITPMTPCECDPTKPNPCGPGSDCINRMLMFECGPKVCPAGNKCNNQRFEKTLYPAMVPFLTKGRGWGLKTLEDIKEGSFVIEYVGDVIDEEEFQRRCLEMHKRNEQNYYFLTIDNSRTIDAGPKGNLSRFMNHSCEPNCVTQKWTVNGDTRIGLFALHDIPTGTELVFDYRLQSCSGVEKKPCQCGAARCSKFIGVKVEEEKKKVISVNDVDKCKVSSKNKRKPLKLKDNVSDTDKSKLINNDQNNSTADNEVEASNAEKVDLSKKSKSKKSIAKPSTVLKKENSESSETSVIKRKWKKSPRNSTNNTKDDITIDDSTESDGNVNSKRKLRNGLSTLSTRKLLIKDNTSDTDDFVVMKKERQLNSFKKKNVIKPDALLLPSPFLTKLPSATTLCSSNKNANIKSDVSTETQEKSRNNLTRLAKSRHLFLSKNNMNKETKVQPVISSIKVNKEKKNLSKITKVIKNSKKTVVMKKTKTNKNFLQSKAYFKNNSCLICGKGHTELACKNKKCPRVFHLSCINKTRIVKSGFICPSHFCSLCNKRKVVAKCKFCIESFCAVHVKGNIFKDPLGNGMLCTTHHPNKTSMLNVSNPVILDPNTSTKVNIINNNEEPIDFVDPDYNITISEHAEDMNEDSLNINIDDMNEEEYTQAQVVKDECNREYIHIGGFNVCNVSDLVSDQGESYIAPLDTDGDLFKPSLANVVIDIESASAFYQPMDNLQLVSIATDNKDSHDYANVNFITEANQTKNKWLAAEP